In Nitrospira sp., the sequence GCAGTTCCGCATCCGACGGATTGGCCTCCACGAAGGGACTGGAGCCATGCCACGACGCCGGTACGACGTATTCCGGCGGCTCATAGGTCGGCGCCAGATTGGCGCGCGGTAACCAATCACTGCACGCCGGAAAGGTGAGCGCCACCAACACCATGAGACCGGCGTGCCAACCTGCGGCGTGATTGGTACGCGACACCTGCGCACTCGATTGTAAAGGTTCGCCCGTCATTTGGACGCAACCTCCTTGTCCGCAACCTTCTTGTCCACAACCTCCTTGACCGATGAAGGTTTTTGTGGATGCTCATCTGTCAGCTCATATCCCGGTGCTGGCGTGACCAGGACAACCTTGTCGCCTTCGAGCAACGCGGCACTGGGGTTGTTGATGATGCGGTCGCTTTCGGTAATCCCTTCTGTGATCTCCATGACATTGTCGAGGACTCTGCTCATGGTGATTGGTTTGAAATGCACGCGATCATCCTCGGTCACCAGTGCTATTTGCGCGCCATGCTCCTGGAACACCAACGCAGTTGTGGGAATGGTGAGAACGTTCTTTTCGACCGGTGCTGTGAGACGAACAGTGGCGTAGGAGCCGGGCCAGAGCGCCCTGTCCTCGTTGTCAATCTCGAAGACCGTAATGGCCGTACGCGTACTGACGTCGAATCCGCGAGCGACGGTCAGAAACTTGCCGGTGAAATGGCGATTGGGTAGTTGCGGCACGGTGATGTCGGCCGTCAAACCCGGCTGGAGAAAGGGCCCGAATGTCTCCGGCACGCTGACGAAGAGGCGTAGTTTGTTGACGTCGGCCACGGTAAAGAGGTCCCTGATTGCGCTAGAGCCGCCTTCTCCAGGCGTAGCTTCCTTATTGACATAGTTGCCGACGTTGATGTTGCGCGCGGTCACCACACCGTCAAAGGGCGCCACGATCGTCTTGAACCGGATCAGTGCCTCGAAGTTCCTGACGTTCTGCTCCGAAGCTCTGACTCTCGCCGCCTGGGCTTTTGCCTCTTGAACCTGCACCGAGATCGACTGCTCGGAGACCGCCTGATTTGGTCGCAACGCCACATAGCGATTCGCGGTCAGTTCAGCCAGTACATACTTAGCTCGCTCGGTTTCCAAATCCGCTTTGGCTTGGGCATATTGGGCGTCGAGCGCCGGCGCGTTGATTTCCGCGAGCGCGTCGCCTTTCTTAACTATTGCCCCGTAGTCCTTGTGCCACATCTTCACATAGCCGGAGACCTGCGCGTAGATCTGTGCCTCATACCAAGCCTGAATATTGCCGGGGAGTGTGATCGTCTCGCTTGGCGGCAGCATCTTTGGAGTGATCACGGACACCTTCTGAATCGAATGGTCAAGAGTGGTCTCGCGCAAAACTGCAGCATTGGTCTCGGCGGAATAGTAACGATAACTGAAATACATGGCGCACAGCACAATTCCCAGAGTTGCAAGGGCTTTAGCACGCATAATGTTCATATTAGACAAGCTCCTTTTGGCTAACGGTTCGCCGATTGTAGATCATTGCGTACATGCAAGGCACAAAAAACAGGGTAAACAGGGTGGCGACTAGTAACCCGCCCATGACAGCGCGGCCCAGTGGCGCATTCTGAGAATTCGCCGTCGCCATTGGGAGCATGCCGATGATCATGGCTGCGGCGGTCATGAGCACCGGGCGGATACGGGCTGTTCCGGCCTCCACCGCGGCCCGCAATGCATCGCCATGGGCGGCGAGCCGTTCGCGGGCATAGGACACAAGCAGGATGGAATTGGCTGTCGCCGTGCCCATCGTCATAATCGCGCCCATGAACGCCGGGACGGAAATATTCGTATGGGTCATGAACAAGGACAACGCGATGCCCGCCAGCGCGCCGGGCAAGGCGGTGATGATGATGAAGGGATCGAGCCAAGATTGGAAATTGACGACGATCAGAAGATAGACGAGCACAACCGCTGCAATGAGGCCGAAGAGCATTTCACGAAGCGCGGCGCGCATCACTTCAGCTTGGCCTTTTATTTCGATGATTGAGCCTCGAGGCAGCTCTGATTTCATATCGTCAATGACCCGCTCGACCTCCACCAAGACGGAGTTGAGGTCGCGTCCCTCAGCCGCCACATAGACGTCGATAAGCGGCATGATATTGCCGTGTGTGACCGCACCAGGCGTGCCGATTGCTGAAATATTCGCCAAATTGCCGAGGAGCTGCACGTTTTTCTCCCCTTCCGAGGACTCGTGTTCCCGACTAACTGGAACGGTCATAAGGTCTTTGACGCTCGTGAGCTGCGACTGTGGCGTATAGACGTTGATCCGGTAGGACATGCCGGATTGGCGGTCCAGCCAATACTTCTGGTCCACCTGCTGACTGCCGGCGGTCGTCACAAGCATGTTGTTGCCGAAGTCCGTCTGGTCCAGGTTCATACCGAGCGCGAACTGACGGTTGGATTCTGCGAGGAGGGTCGGCATGCCCATCGGCTGCTGGACTACTACGTCGCTTGAGCCGGGGATCTGTCGAAATTTACCAGCCAATTTGCGGGCGAACTCATGGTTGGCATAGAGATCCGGGCCGTTGATCTGCACATCGATCGCCGCGAGTGAGCCGAAATTGAGAATCTTTGCGGTCAGGTCGGCCGGCTGGAACGTAAATTCGCTTCCTGGATAGCGTTCCGATAGACCTTTACGAAGAATGTCGCGAAACTCCCACACCGGTGCCTTCTCATTCGTCAGTGAGATCGTCAAATCGCAATCCTGGGTACCGACCGTCGGTGTCGGAATGAACGCCAGGTTATGCGCCCCGACCGGTATGCCGCAATTGCTCACGATGTCTTGAACCTGTCCAGGTAACAGGCGTTCGACGTCCTTTGCGACCAAAGACGTGATACGCGCGGCAGCTTCGATGCGCGTGCCGAGCGGCGCCCGCATGTGCATCTGTAATATGTTTGACCGGATCTCGGGAAAGAACTCGCGCCCATTGAAGTAAAAGAGGACGAGGCAGCCTGCCGCTACGACAGACGAGACGACGACAAAACGGCCACGATGAGCAACGGCCCGTTCAAGCTGCCCGGTATAGCGTTGACGGAACCGTTCAAAACCGTCCTGGAACCCCTGCTGAAAGCGGGTGAAGATGTTCCGCGACTGTTCCGCGTGGGATTGTCCACCATGCCCATGCGCGTTGTGAGCCTTCAGGATGTATTTCGCCATGGTGGGCACCAGGGTGTACGTCAAGATGAAGGAGGCGATCATCGCGAAGATGACCGCTTGCGCCATCGGCGGAAATACCCAGCCGGAGATCCCGCTCAGATGGAACATTGGGACCCAGACGATTGTGATGGCCAACGTGGCGACGAAGGTTGGAAGGATGATCTGACCGGCGGCGTCGAGGATCGCGGTCTCCACCGGTTTACCCTCAGCGAGATGGGTATCGATATTCTCGATCATGACCGCGGCATTGTCGACGAGAATGCCGACTGCCAAGGCCAATCCTCCCAGAGTCATGATATTGATCGACTGTTCGAGCGCATGCAGGGCGATGATCGAGACAAGGATGGACAGCGGGATCGACGCCAAGACGATGACCGTCGGTCGCCAGGAACCGAGCAATACCAGCACGATCAAGCCGACCAACCCGGCGGCAATGATCATTTCGTGCAACACGTCTGCGATTGCCTGCTTCACGAAACCCGAAGCGTCGATGAGGAGCTTCACCTTCACGCCTTGAGGCACGACATCCTGGATGCGTGGGAGGATCTCCTTGATCCCGTCCACCACTTCCAGGGTCGACGCCTCGCTGCTCTTCATGACGACGAGGATGACGGCCTGCTGCCCCTCCACTATGACGGCATTGGTTTGCACCCGTCCGGCGAGACGCGTCACGCTGACGTCGCGCAGATGGATCCATGCGTTCCCCTCCTTCTTGATCGGGATGTCGTCGAAGTCTTCGATCTTCAGCGGTTGCGCGTTGGTCAGAACAATCCAGTCGGTCGACTTGATCTTGATATCACCTCCGGGCAACACAAGATTCTGTCTGTCGAGGGCTTGGTGGATCTCCGCCGGAGTAAGATGACGAGCGAGCAATTTCTGTTGATCGAGATTGATCATCACCTGCATGTCCTGGCCTCCATAGGGATGCGGCAGGATCGCGCCCGGTATCGTGACCAAGAGGGGCCGAATGCGCATGATGCTGAGGTTATAGAGTTCCGCCGGTGTGTGTGAGTCTGAGGTGACTTGTAATGTGGCCACAGGGACTTGGGACGGGAACAGGCGCATGACCATGGGGGCATTGATATCCGGAGGCAGCGCTTTGACGGTGGTTTGCGCAATAGCCGCGATATCGGCTTCACTCCCGCCCAGGTCGACTCCGTCCTGAAGATAGATATTAATAATGGCATTGCCGAATAACGAGTTGCTCCATATGTATTTGATGCCTTCGACCGTCTGCGTCAGGAAGCGCTCGAAGACATATGTGATGCGTCCCTCGACATCCTGCGGCATCAGGTTGTCGTAGATCCAGACGACGGAGCTGACTGGAATTTGAATGACCGGGAAAACGTCGGTCGGCATCTCGGACACTGCCAATGCTCCGAACACCACGATAACGATGGCCAGCACAACGAAGGTGTATGGTCTGCGCAAGGCGATGTGGACAAGCTGTTTCATATGAGGGGGCTCTCCATAATATCGAAGTTGTTTTTTGTCAGAAGTGTGAGTCCGCTTTGCGGTCTCCGAACTCACACTGTCCCACCCTGATTTCCCTGTCTTTAACCCTAGAGAACCTATTCCGAGATAAAAGCATCGTTGAGAAGAAATTCATAAACCATGGTTCATGACCGAACTACTTAGCAAGGTGTCTGCCTGGCATGCCATGACACAAAATCGTGACAATTCGTTACAGACGGATCGTGTCACAATTGCACACTGTGCCAAAGGTATCCGGTCAACAGAATATGAAGCTCAACGAATGGACGACTTACTCAATATCTTAGCGGTTGTGTTGGCATTTTCTCGAAATCGATGTTCGCCTTATGTCTTTGAACTACGATCAGAAACAGAAACGATGATCAGCCCATCTATACTTGGTTTTTGGCCTCCACTGACGCAGAGAGAAGCATCGGTACTCGTGAACGGTTAGTCGAAATATGTGCGGGTTAGAAAAGTGTGGTACGTGCGCGATCGCTCGTTTATCGTAATGTAAACGTAATTTAGAGGTGATGAACGATACGTTGACCGTGAAGTTATCGTTTAATCAGTCAATGACAAACGATACTGTGTCAGGATCATGTTTTGCAGTATGTGTCATTGTGACATTGGCTGACTGTGGGGGAATACCGAGGTCAAAGTCGTAGGTTTCACTATTTTTCATATGGCAGAGTCACTTCCTAGCTATACAACCGAAATAATGTCCCGCTACTTCAGCTAAGAAAGTGCCTGGAGATACCCCGGATGTCATCGAACCTATTGCGTATGTATAAGTATAGGGAGGAACCGTTTGACGAAGGCGAGATGTTCAAAAAGTGGTTCAAGTTCGACGGCATCATGGCCTGGTTCATCGTCACCGGAGCCATGCTTGTCGGACTGTCGATCGGCCTCATGACACTCCTTGAAAGGGACATCGTCAATCGGGCAGGAGCGGAAAATCGCCACGTCGCGTTTCTCCGCATTTCCGAGTTTGTGGGCAATATGATCGGCAGGACAGGAGGAATCGAGGATGTGGCAGTTCTCCAAGAACTGATCCAGGATGTGCGCGAGATCCGCCCTCGAATCCTGCGTCTCTCTGTGTTTGAAATCACGCCCTCGTCCAGTTTCCTCATTGTGAGCACCGATCCGAAAGTACCACCTCAAACGTTAGACCCACAGGAGCGAGCTGAGATTGAAGCGGGACGCCCGATCATGCAACTCGATGAATCATCGGCAGAGCGGGCTTGGCGCATTACGGCTCCGATTGCGATCGACGGCAAAGTCGTCGGCGCGTTGCGCGGGCTGTTTTCGGTGCAAGAGTATGATGATCTCATCAAGCAGGAAATTGAGTTGGCCAAAGCGATCGGCATCGGCGTCGTCCTCGTCGCATCGTTGACCTTTTTGCTGTTGATCCATGTCAAGATCCATCGGCCGGTTCACCGGCTCTTGCATGCCATGCGGAACGTGGAGGCTGGAGATCTATCCAGCCATGCAGCGACCACAGGCCCGGTTGAAATTCGAGAGGTGACGGGTCAGTTCAATCGCATGCTTGATCGCGTGCGGGAAGCCGGATTAGAAAAGGATCGTCTCCTGGATGAGATTCAACATTTCAACCAGACGCTGCAGAAGCGGGTCGCAGAGGCCACTGAGGAACTGCAGCGAGCCAACAGTGACCTGGTCGAGGCGAGGCTCGCGGTGGAAGAAAGTCAGCGTTTGGCCGCTCTGGGAGAGTTGTCCGCCACAATGGCCCATGAATTGGGCAACCCATTAAACGCGCTCTCCGGCCATTTGCAAATGCTCACCCATGGCGGCGAATCCTCGAACCGGCAGCGACATCTTGGCGTCATTCGATCCGAGGTCGATCGCATGGTCGCAATCATCAGGCAGGTGTTGGATCAGACCCGTGTGCGTCTCCGGTCGGCTCCCATCAGCCTCAACTGCACCATCCAAGAAGTGTTGTCCCTGCTTTCACCAGATCTGCAAAAGCAGCACGTGACCCTGAAGACGGACTTACAAGCCGATCTCCCGCCGGTTGCCGGTGACCCCCGTGCCTTGCATGGATTGCTGTTCAACTTGGCCGTTAACGCCGTCCAGGCGATGCCGTCCGGTGGGAAATTGACGATCCGGACGCACACTGTCTGCGGGACGGAGCTTCCAGGAACCGTTATAGTGAGTGAAGGTGCGGTCGTCAACGGCAGGGCGGTTCGCTTGACCATCGCCGACACGGGCAATGGGATTCCTCCTGAACACTTATCACGAATATTCGAGCCGTTTTTCACGACGCGACACGAGCAAGGCGGAACAGGACTTGGGTTGGCGATCTGCCAGCGCGTGGTGACGGACAGCGGCGGCAGCCTCGCCGTGAAGAGTGCGGTGGGACAGGGTACGGAGTTCACGGTGGATCTGCCCATGTGGACGGAGCGGGAGATCTGGAGACGCCAATGAGTGGCTTGCCTGCAATCCTGGTCGTGGATGACGACCAACAGAATCGGGAGATGCTGGCCGAAGCCTTGAGCCAAGTCGGCTTCGAGGTGGATATCGCCTGTGATGGTGCAGAAGCCCTGAGCAAGGCCAATGAGGTGATATATGATGCCGTCTTGAGCGACATCCGCATGGCCCCCTTGTCCGGGTTGGATCTGTTGAATTCGTTTCGCAAGACCATGCCGGAGATGCCGATTGTCCTGTTAACCGCGTTCGGTTCCGTCGACACGGCGATCCAAGCCATGAAGCTGGGGGCCTACAATTACATCACCAAACCGGTGAATCTCGAAGAGCTCGTGCTCACCATGACGCGCGCCGTCGAGTACCGGCGCCTGATCGAGGACAATCGTACGCTTCCACGTGCGTTCAGTGAACGGCCGCGGACCGCCTCGTTGATCGGGCAAAGCAAGAAACTGGTCGAGGTGTTCAAACTCGTCGGACGAGTCTCTCGCAGCCGGACCGCCGTGTTGATTCAGGGGGAGAGCGGCACCGGCAAGGAACTCATCGCCCGCGCCATCCACGACAACAGCCCCCGGGCCACGCACCGGTTCGTCGCCGTGAACTGCAGTGCGATTCCCGACTCCTTGCTCGAAAGCGAACTCTTCGGTCACATCAAGGGGTCGTTTACCGGGGCCCATATCTTACGGCGGGGCTTGCTGGAGGAGGCGAGCGGCGGCACCTTCTTCTTGGACGAAGTCGGCGATCTCTCGTCGGCCGGCCAGGCCAAACTGCTGCGCGTCCTCCAAGAAGGAGAAGTCCGACGGATCGGGAGCAACGAGTCGGTCCGAGTGGATGTGCGGATCATCGCCGCGTCGCGCCGGAATCTTGCCGACTTGATCGAGGCCGGTCGGTTTCGGGAGGATCTGCTCTATCGGCTGAATACGGTGAACATTTTCATCCCGCCGCTCCGGGAGCGGCCCGAAGACATTCCCTTACTGGCTGAGTTCTTTCTGGCACGCTACGGAGATGAAAAAGAAGTGCCGGTCACGTCCTTTTCCCCCGCCGCGATGCGGGCGCTGACGGGCTATGCATGGCCGGGCAATGTGCGTGAGTTAGAGCACGTCGTGGAACGAGCGGTGGCGCTGGCCTCACATGCAATCCTCTCCATCGACGACCTGCCGCCCGAAGTCCTGCAGACTAACGGCAGTCATGCGGACCGCATCGAGATCTTACCCGGCACGCTCAAGGCGCTGCAGCGAGATCAGGTGCTTAAGATGCTGGAGTCCGCCCAGGGCAACAAGGAGCGGACGGCGCGTTTGCTCGGCATCAGCAGGCGAACGCTGTATCGGCTCCTCGACCGATACGGACTCGGCAAAACTCGGCTTCCGACCGAGGCCGATGTCCCGGATCCCACCGGCTCCTGATCCTGACGGGTGCGCTACACATGCTCTTCGCAAGGGAACGAGAAGACCTTGAGCGGGATCGGGGTGTCATGGGACGAGGCTTTGCGGGTGGCATGCAGGGTTTGCAGCGCCGTGACCGCCTGGTCGGCATGGTCGGAGGGGAGGACCGCAAAAATGATCGTATTGGTGTCGGGATTGAGGAAGGTCCCATACACGCGCCCCGAGACCCCCTTCCCCATGACGTTGCTCAGG encodes:
- a CDS encoding efflux RND transporter periplasmic adaptor subunit, with product MNIMRAKALATLGIVLCAMYFSYRYYSAETNAAVLRETTLDHSIQKVSVITPKMLPPSETITLPGNIQAWYEAQIYAQVSGYVKMWHKDYGAIVKKGDALAEINAPALDAQYAQAKADLETERAKYVLAELTANRYVALRPNQAVSEQSISVQVQEAKAQAARVRASEQNVRNFEALIRFKTIVAPFDGVVTARNINVGNYVNKEATPGEGGSSAIRDLFTVADVNKLRLFVSVPETFGPFLQPGLTADITVPQLPNRHFTGKFLTVARGFDVSTRTAITVFEIDNEDRALWPGSYATVRLTAPVEKNVLTIPTTALVFQEHGAQIALVTEDDRVHFKPITMSRVLDNVMEITEGITESDRIINNPSAALLEGDKVVLVTPAPGYELTDEHPQKPSSVKEVVDKKVADKEVASK
- a CDS encoding ATP-binding protein, producing the protein MSSNLLRMYKYREEPFDEGEMFKKWFKFDGIMAWFIVTGAMLVGLSIGLMTLLERDIVNRAGAENRHVAFLRISEFVGNMIGRTGGIEDVAVLQELIQDVREIRPRILRLSVFEITPSSSFLIVSTDPKVPPQTLDPQERAEIEAGRPIMQLDESSAERAWRITAPIAIDGKVVGALRGLFSVQEYDDLIKQEIELAKAIGIGVVLVASLTFLLLIHVKIHRPVHRLLHAMRNVEAGDLSSHAATTGPVEIREVTGQFNRMLDRVREAGLEKDRLLDEIQHFNQTLQKRVAEATEELQRANSDLVEARLAVEESQRLAALGELSATMAHELGNPLNALSGHLQMLTHGGESSNRQRHLGVIRSEVDRMVAIIRQVLDQTRVRLRSAPISLNCTIQEVLSLLSPDLQKQHVTLKTDLQADLPPVAGDPRALHGLLFNLAVNAVQAMPSGGKLTIRTHTVCGTELPGTVIVSEGAVVNGRAVRLTIADTGNGIPPEHLSRIFEPFFTTRHEQGGTGLGLAICQRVVTDSGGSLAVKSAVGQGTEFTVDLPMWTEREIWRRQ
- a CDS encoding efflux RND transporter permease subunit gives rise to the protein MKQLVHIALRRPYTFVVLAIVIVVFGALAVSEMPTDVFPVIQIPVSSVVWIYDNLMPQDVEGRITYVFERFLTQTVEGIKYIWSNSLFGNAIINIYLQDGVDLGGSEADIAAIAQTTVKALPPDINAPMVMRLFPSQVPVATLQVTSDSHTPAELYNLSIMRIRPLLVTIPGAILPHPYGGQDMQVMINLDQQKLLARHLTPAEIHQALDRQNLVLPGGDIKIKSTDWIVLTNAQPLKIEDFDDIPIKKEGNAWIHLRDVSVTRLAGRVQTNAVIVEGQQAVILVVMKSSEASTLEVVDGIKEILPRIQDVVPQGVKVKLLIDASGFVKQAIADVLHEMIIAAGLVGLIVLVLLGSWRPTVIVLASIPLSILVSIIALHALEQSINIMTLGGLALAVGILVDNAAVMIENIDTHLAEGKPVETAILDAAGQIILPTFVATLAITIVWVPMFHLSGISGWVFPPMAQAVIFAMIASFILTYTLVPTMAKYILKAHNAHGHGGQSHAEQSRNIFTRFQQGFQDGFERFRQRYTGQLERAVAHRGRFVVVSSVVAAGCLVLFYFNGREFFPEIRSNILQMHMRAPLGTRIEAAARITSLVAKDVERLLPGQVQDIVSNCGIPVGAHNLAFIPTPTVGTQDCDLTISLTNEKAPVWEFRDILRKGLSERYPGSEFTFQPADLTAKILNFGSLAAIDVQINGPDLYANHEFARKLAGKFRQIPGSSDVVVQQPMGMPTLLAESNRQFALGMNLDQTDFGNNMLVTTAGSQQVDQKYWLDRQSGMSYRINVYTPQSQLTSVKDLMTVPVSREHESSEGEKNVQLLGNLANISAIGTPGAVTHGNIMPLIDVYVAAEGRDLNSVLVEVERVIDDMKSELPRGSIIEIKGQAEVMRAALREMLFGLIAAVVLVYLLIVVNFQSWLDPFIIITALPGALAGIALSLFMTHTNISVPAFMGAIMTMGTATANSILLVSYARERLAAHGDALRAAVEAGTARIRPVLMTAAAMIIGMLPMATANSQNAPLGRAVMGGLLVATLFTLFFVPCMYAMIYNRRTVSQKELV
- a CDS encoding sigma-54 dependent transcriptional regulator; this translates as MSGLPAILVVDDDQQNREMLAEALSQVGFEVDIACDGAEALSKANEVIYDAVLSDIRMAPLSGLDLLNSFRKTMPEMPIVLLTAFGSVDTAIQAMKLGAYNYITKPVNLEELVLTMTRAVEYRRLIEDNRTLPRAFSERPRTASLIGQSKKLVEVFKLVGRVSRSRTAVLIQGESGTGKELIARAIHDNSPRATHRFVAVNCSAIPDSLLESELFGHIKGSFTGAHILRRGLLEEASGGTFFLDEVGDLSSAGQAKLLRVLQEGEVRRIGSNESVRVDVRIIAASRRNLADLIEAGRFREDLLYRLNTVNIFIPPLRERPEDIPLLAEFFLARYGDEKEVPVTSFSPAAMRALTGYAWPGNVRELEHVVERAVALASHAILSIDDLPPEVLQTNGSHADRIEILPGTLKALQRDQVLKMLESAQGNKERTARLLGISRRTLYRLLDRYGLGKTRLPTEADVPDPTGS